One Silene latifolia isolate original U9 population chromosome 4, ASM4854445v1, whole genome shotgun sequence DNA segment encodes these proteins:
- the LOC141651653 gene encoding uncharacterized protein LOC141651653 has protein sequence MVRKGLLDLCLGIGFGGDDGYEYIGKMKVRWLGQRDKGRRTLKEVYLLRKGGYDGRSTVHRKPWLSLQWLWDVEKKEVVCNESYDIIQLLNSGLNDLARNPGLDLEPPSLKARIEGWNRVIYPNVNNGINMDRTWMIDGKRGDPKYDAGLAEFYEFVRNNVKDASHMPCPCDMCLNIKYMSFSEVKIHLEKNNFNPRYKLWRFHGESRVVQRMEEDIDVRLGEIEIEWETLPMKKGIDSPEDSDWDMNSCDMNSVSADEFDDELETILEDRLSKDNVEEDNSDQYPDDKDDILGDDEDLDVTNLDDITSIVLEKLKDSEMPLYKSCKNYTKLSAVVKLYNLKATNGWSDKSFTHLLELLKDMLPEDNVLPNRTYAAKKILRGIGMKYVKIHACPNDCILYRKEYESLTHCPVCNEWRYKKKEGIPAKVLWYFPIIPRLRRLFANKEDAKLLTWHKTAKANDGKLRHPSDGLEWKHIDVKYPEFGKEPRNLRLALSTDGMNPYGNLSSQHSTWPVLLAIYNLPPYVCMKRKYLMLSLLISGPKEPGNDIDVYLAPLLDDLRTLWDEGIEVFDAYQNSVFNLKAMLLCTISDFPAYGNLCGHTVHGKEACPLCGEDVDSSYLRFSRKQTFLGYRRFLEEDHSYRKLQKAFNGKPDNRPCPKLLSGHDVYQRVKDIKITYGKKGSKLASRGYKRMSPLFERLPYWRELSIRHCLDVMHIEKNVCDNIINTLLNVPNKSKDNTAARKDMMDMKIRPELAPQEKGLRTYLPPAAHTLSRKEKIEFCECLHGVKVPEGYSSNISSLVSMRDLKLSGLKSHDCHTLMQQLLVVAIRSILPKKVRYAITRFCFFFNAICNKVIDPGELEALQNLIVTTLCQFEMYFPPSFFTIMVHLTVHLVREIKYLGPVYLRYQYPFERLMKVYKDYTSNRYRPEGCIAERAGTVVLVPKINT, from the exons ATGGTGAGAAAGGGTTTACTGGATTTGTGCTTGGGTATTGGGTTTGGGGGAGACGATGGTTACGAGTATATAGGGAAGATGAAGGTTCGGTGGTTGGGACAAAGAGACAAAGGGCGTAGGACTTTGAAAGAGGTTTATCTGCTTAGGAAAGGTGGGTATGATGGGAGGTCAACTGTGCATCGCAAACCTTGGTTATCT CTTCAATGGTTGTGGGATGTTGAGAAAAAAGAGGTTGTGTGTAATGAGAGTTATGATATTATTCAATTGTTGAATAGTGGGTTGAATGATTTGGCTCGGAATCCGGGGTTGGATCTCGAGCCACCGTCTTTGAAGGCGAGGATTGAGGGGTGGAATCGGGTTATTTATCCTAATGTCAATAATGGG ATCAATATGGATCGTACGTGGATGATAGATGGGAAAAGAGGTGATCCTAAATATGATGCCGGTTTAGCTGAGTTTTATGAATTCGTTAGAAATAATGTGAAAGACGCGTCTCATATGCCATGCCCTTGTGATATGTGCCTGAATATTAAATATATGAGTTTCTCGGAAGTTAAAATCCATTTAGAAAAGAATAATTTTAATCCAAGGTATAAACTTTGGAGGTTTCATGGGGAGTCTAGAGTGGTGCAGAGAATGGAGGAAGATATTGATGTTCGGTTGGGAGAGATTGAGATTGAGTGGGAAACTCTTCCTATGAAAAAAGGTATCGACTCACCGGAAGATTCGGATTGGGATATGAATTCTTGTGATATGAATTCTGTGTCCGCTGACGAGTTTGATGATGAGTTAGAAACAATATTAGAGGATCGGTTAAGTAAAGACAATGTAGAAGAAGATAACTCTGACCAATATCCCGATGATAAAGATGACATTCTAGGTGACGATGAAGATCTCGATGTTACTAATTTAGATGACATTACAAGCATTGTATTAGAGAAGTTAAAAGACTCCGAAATGCCTTTGTATAAGAGTTGTAAGAATTATACAAAATTGTCAGCCGTTGTTAAGCTATATAATTTGAAAGCAACCAATGGGTGGAGTGATAAAAGTTTTACCCACCTCCTCGAATTATTGAAAGACATGCTTCCAGAAGATAATGTTCTTCCTAATCGTACATATGCGGCAAAGAAGATACTTAGAGGAATTGGTATGAAATATGTGAAGAttcatgcatgtccaaatgattgtaTATTATATCGCAAGGAATATGAGAGTTTGACTCATTGTCCAGTTTGTAATGAGTGGCGATATAAAAAGAAAGAGGGGATCCCAGCAAAAgttttgtggtattttccaataatacctaGGTTGCGACGACTCTTTGCGAATAAAGAAGATGCAAAGTTGTTAACATGGCATAAAACTGCGAAGGCTAATGATGGCAAATTGAGACACCCGTCTGATGGTTTAGAGTGGAAACATATAGATGTTAAGTATCCCGAATTCGGAAAAGAACCCAGAAATCTTCGACTTGCACTCTCTACTGACGGGATGAATCCTTATGGGAATTTAAGTAGTCAACATAGCACTTGGCCTGTACTTTTAGCTATTTACaatttacctccatatgtgtgcatgaaacggaagtatttgatgttgtctttATTGATTTCTGGCCCTAAAGAACCGGGTAATGACATAGATGTTTACTTGGCACCCCTTCTTGATGATTTGAGAACATTATGGGATGAAGGGATAGAAGTCTTTGATGCCTACCAAAATAGTGTTTTCAATTTGAAAGCAATGTTATTATGCACTATATCTGATTTCCCTGCATATGGTAATCTTTGTGGACACACTGTGCATGGGAAAGAGGCGTGCCCCTTGTGTGGAGAAGATGTTGATTCTTCTTATTTGAGGTTTTCTCGAAAGCAAACTTTCTTAGGATACCGTCGATTTTTAGAAGAAGATCATTCATATCGCAAGCTACAAAAAGCTTTCAATGGAAAACCTGATAATCGTCCATGTCCTAAGTTATTAAGCGGTCATGATGTATATCAAAGGGTGAAAGATATTAAAATTACATATGGGAAGAAGGGTTCTAAATTAGCATCTCGTGGATACAAGAGGATGTCGCCTCTTTTTGAGCGACTCCCATATTGGCGGGAACTCTCCATAAGACATTGTTTGGATGTTATGCATATTGAAAAGAATGTTTGTGACAATATTATCAACACTCTTTTGAATGTCCCAAATAAGTCAAAAGACAACACGGCAGCTAGGAAGGATATGATGGATATGAAAATTCGACCCGAGTTGGCTCCGCAAGAGAAGGGACTACGGACATATTTGCCTCCTGCTGCCCATACACTCTCAAGAAAGGAGAAAATAGAGTTTTGTGAGTGTTTGCATGGTGTTAAAGTGCCAGAGGGATATTCTTCCAATATTAGTAGTCTAGTATCAATGCGGGATCTCAAGCTTAGTGGTCTAAAGTCTCACGACTGTCatactttgatgcaacaattactagtTGTAGCCATACGTTCCATTTTACCTAAAAAGGTTCGATATGCTATAACCAGGTTCTGTTTTTTCTTTAATGCCATATGTAACAAAGTTATTGATCCTGGAGAGTTAGAGGCTTTGCAAAATCTAATTGTCACTACTCTTTGTCAATTCGAAATGTAttttcctccttcatttttcACAATCATGGTCCATTTGACTGTACACTTGGTTAGAGAGATCAAGTATCTAGGACCTGTTTATTTAAGGTATCAATATCCTtttgaaagattgatgaaagtataTAAGGATTATACGTCTAATAGATATCGTCCTGAAGGGTGCATTGCTGAGCGTGCTGGTACCGTCGTTttggtaccaaaaataaatacctaa